Genomic window (Magnolia sinica isolate HGM2019 chromosome 6, MsV1, whole genome shotgun sequence):
ggtcttggcacaaaattttctgggtcattacacatacccatgcgggcagtggaCGGATCCAGtaactaaaagccctaaaaggccaaaaagtcctcaacggccagtcacgcgtgagaccaatgtcgCCTCTATAGCTTTCCAATAGTGTCACAGGGAacggatgaaaatgccctcccgtgaatgggtccgaccttgtagGCGAAGAAAATGTGGGCTGcaatgtgagctctttggccttgtccatagataggccaacaaTGCGTAAGATcccccagatctttggcttgatttcagtagtaactcatgaggaagagcttaaacctactcattgatggactaacgaccctagatttggtaccccaaaggtcaccttgtgcaccctgtgaactctagagagttactgcggccaaccttatgtgtaaatccaaccgagtttatggcctcggtagcttcactaggcccctctgatggatcacggtttgtgaactcaccaggctgtgaagAGTCCAGTGGACttataagagttacagagactatcaagtgagacccgactccactactcaagagtctaaaaaactgtgtggctccactactcaagaggatAAACTGTGTGATTATCTAACTAAACTAAACTTAGTACCGCCAATTAAGATAGGAATCATATAGCAAATCCCTTACTAACAACTCATAAGAgaatacttttttaaaaaaagagatagAGAAAAGAAGAGGTATAACACATAGATCAGAACATCGCATAAACAAGACAAGAGAACCATTATcaagaatatcatgaaatatttGTATAACTTGCAATTCCAAGAGTATTTGTAgtaataaaaagagaaaatgttAAAGTTTTATATCTCATAGTTCTCCTGTTATGCCTAATGTTGCTAagtattgttgcaaattttcttgaagattaacttgACCAGCCGCATGTTCCAGTCtggcatttgaaataattttgGTAGGATCTGGGATACCAGCTAGCTTTTCTTCTAAGGAGGCaattaattcttcattcttagctaATTCAGATCTTTCAGCATCCACGGAATGAAGACTACATTGCATCTTTTTCCATACTCTTTTAATGTTCAGATCTTTCTCTAGATCTTGCTTCTCCAGCTGAGCGATTTCTTACTTCAAAAGGGTAATACGATTTTAGATAGTTGTCTTGTTATCAGTAAAAGTCTTCAGTTGCTCCCACAAAGATAGCTGTTCTTGATCGTGACAAGAAGTGATGGGAGCAATCTGAGAAACCTTCTCCCTAGAGTATGCAAGTTGCTTCCTATACTCTAAAATTTCGGGTGGGACAATCGCAGTTTCAGCTGATGACAGAACAATTattgaattatggaatcttaGGAGAGCATCGTGTACAAAAGAAATGTTTACTTTAGCCATCCGTGCTGCACTATCCAGAACATCTAAAGCAACAgccagatctgaccattgatcaggatctttaAACATCTCGACAATAACTAATATGGAATTCTTGATCAATGCCAGTTTATACGCAAAAATCTTCTCAAGAGATAacacatttgatgaagtcccaataGAACCAGAACTTGTCATGCCACTTTGAGGTAAGTTCCCTATTAAGAAATAAGAGATATAAAGTAATAGCAAAACTGTAAGTGCAGATAATATGAAAAGTGTGAATGAAGAAAAAGGATATACCTTTTTCTGGTACCGGAACAGTGGGAGTTTGCATCTCTCTAGTAAGAAGGGAATCAGGTTCCACCATCTCAACGAAAGATGGAGCTCTAACTTCGGTGCTTGAATCAATGGTGGGAGGAGTTGGTAGATCAGTTGATTCTACTAGAAAAGCAATTTCGCGTGCCACTCCCGTGGAGGCAAAGAGAATCTCGGTGAAGCCACTGGTACTACAGGAGGTAAATCTATAAGGGAAGTACTATCTGCCTCAGTATTGACAACATGGTCACCTGAAATAAAAATACGTAAGATAGGGAAggagaaaagaatgaaagaaaacaaGAATAGTAAGATTTTCTTACATGGTGAATAACCATATTCCCCGTAGTCTAGgggttcattttcttcttcccccACTATGGGTGAAGTTTTTGGAGGAACAGCCTCAAAAGTTGGAGTGATATGTTCTTCATCAGCCGGAACATCGTTTGTAATGATGTCTTCTTCACCGCTAATGTCAACTTCCCCCTCCTCAtagtcatcatcttgatcttctcttTCCGCCTCTTCTTCATCAGAAATAGTATTTTTAGATGAAGAAGTTGAACCTTCACTCTTCGAATCTCCTTCGCTGGCTTCTTCAAAAACGACTTGTTTCCCTTTAGAAAGAAGAGATTGGTTGCTTTCCAGTTGAGGATCTACACTAGTTAAAACTGGAGAGGCAGAAGCAACGGTCCCTTCTTGGGGAGAAGCTTGAGCACACGTTCGAGATCTTGTTATTGGTGAAGAAGGACTGGGGTGAACAGTCCGGGGGGCAAGAGAAGAGATTGACTGATTCTGAAGATGAGTGGAAGAGGTTAGTTAGTCTTGAAGATTAGCAACGTTCTCTAGCATGGGGGAAGCAGCCTCTGTGACTTCCTTTTTTCTTAAGCAGTATCAAGGAACCTTTTCAAATTCATGAATGATACCGTAAGCTATCCACCCTTCAAGGGTATTATCAGGCTTCTTCTCACGAATAGGTTCATCTATGAATATTTTGACACAAAGATGACCAGCGAAAGGAGCATGACTGGTCTCCGCTAAGAAGTCTACTCTCTCTTCAATTATGCGACCTTTAAGCCTTGGTGGTGGAAGCCAGATGGGCTTAGCTATTGGCAGACCTTTCCTTACCAAATAAGactggtgaacccaccatctcatgtgatTATATGAATCCCGAGGAATATGGTCGCAGCCTGGAATAATGAAAGAAGAATTAGCTCGGCCCAACAATTGCTTCCACGCCATCGCCCAATAAAATGGACCAGTGCCATAACTCCGCATTCTTCAAGTTACTAGTCCACAGTCTTCAGGAACTGCTTGATCAAAGCTGAATTGATGAGCAAAATGACTGGGATAGTATGGTTCTCTCCAAAATTCTGTTCCTTTCCTCAATAAGAGACTGCACAATCTAATTGACAAAAAGAATGCCCTTTCTCCCATAGTAAGTGACTCTATGTCTAATTTTTTCATGTTTGTTGTGTAGCGAGGCagacaaataaaaataattaatcttGGCATGGAGGAGATGGCATCTTTCACCCAGTCATAGGACCTCTTCACCATGGCTCTCTTTTAAAAGAACCAGAGAGGAATCTGAGAAGGACGAACATAAGCTTTCTCTGGCACTTCGAAGGTCCAAGTGAAATAGACGTCGAGCTAGCCGATGAAGTAGTGTCACGGCATGAAAGTAGAAGTAGAGCCGACGAAGGGACTTTTTATGTGTGAAGTGATATCTTCAAAACCTCTATAAATTGAACATAGAGCAGGAGGAGCAAGGGAGTATTTGACCCCTTCATCCATAGCACCGGCTACTACAAACAATGAGGGGCATATGACATCTGCTGACTTggagcagggaaaaactactatGCTTAGCCAGTAAGCGATAAATACTACGAGCTTGCCACAAATAGAATATTCAACGCGCTCTTTTATACTCCTACAAAGACATTCCAGCTCTCACGAGTGATTACCATTGAACCTGGAAGAAAAGGAGAAGTAGGTGAAATCGAGATTATGTATCAAGACGCAATAAAAATGCTAATTTGAAAAGACGAAAGATTACAGAAGAGCTCTGTTAAAATGGGCTAGCCATTGCATAGAGTGAATCTTGTGGATATTTGGAAACTTGAAAATCTCCTTAAAGAGTTCAGTGGTTGTTTCCGAGATGGAGGCGATATGGTCAGGCGAGGAGACAAAGTCTAGTTTGTCATTGGTGGGGACAAATTCATCGAAGAATTTTTCAATTATCGGCAGACTGGTGATCCTATGAATATCCCGGAGTGTAATGCTCATTTCACCTTTGGGTGGATGAAAAGAATTGGTGGAAGGGCACTAATAGTTGAGAAAAGCCTTCAGAATAGAAGATTCCTTATGGAAAGGATATGATGCTTCTTCGACCGTGGTATAGATATATATCTTAGATAATCTCCCCGCATGCTTTACAAGAACTGTCGTGGCCCATTCAAAATAATAATTGTGGGGGAGTCAAGAGGCCCCTTGTTCTGAACTCTTCAGGACTCCAAATGAGGCGACGTTTGCTGAAATGCTGCTAGAGCGTCTCGTAAAAATAAGTTGGGTAAAGGCTATGAGGATCGTAAGACAGGGTAAGGAAGATCATGGAATGAATTCACCGATTTGCTGTCTCGATTTCATCAGTTGCAGAATGCTTTCCATTAATCTTGGTTCTCGGAACGACCAAAACTCTGTGTAA
Coding sequences:
- the LOC131249981 gene encoding uncharacterized protein LOC131249981, translated to MVEPDSLLTREMQTPTVPVPEKGNLPQSGMTSSGSIGTSSNVLSLEKIFAYKLALIKNSILVIVEMFKDPDQWSDLAVALDVLDSAARMAKVNISFVHDALLRFHNSIIVLSSAETAIVPPEILEYRKQLAYSREKVSQIAPITSCHDQEQLSLWEQLKTFTDNKTTI